A genomic stretch from Deinococcus radiotolerans includes:
- the galT gene encoding galactose-1-phosphate uridylyltransferase — MTTEPTTEALPGGYHTADFTKPDGRSLTLYGLQPVRVDSEIPSPSPDPVDARPLMRWHPVRGEWVMYAAHRMGRTFLPPPEYNPLAPTRDPAHPTELPRGEYDIAVFDNRFPSLTLTAPDPEPGPAGTRAGVGKCEVVVFSQSAQGRLCDLTDEQISLLLAVWADRTTRLAETGQINAVLPFENRGVEVGVTLHHPHGQIYAYDHVPPVAARAAAQMDAYVAEHGRPWLEDFIQEERAAEDRIIRDDGAALSVVPPFARYTYETWVLPTRPVSLLSDLSDAERHSMARVLRDALRRLDGLFGVRMPYLLTVHQAPLDTPRPAFPLHIEIYPYLRAPGRLKFLAGTEQGAGEFANDKFPEVAAAELRAVPDTAGDGL, encoded by the coding sequence ATGACGACCGAACCCACCACCGAAGCCCTGCCCGGCGGGTACCACACCGCTGATTTCACGAAACCCGACGGGCGCAGCCTCACCCTGTACGGCCTCCAGCCCGTGCGGGTGGACAGCGAGATTCCCAGCCCCAGCCCGGACCCCGTGGACGCCCGGCCCCTCATGCGCTGGCATCCGGTGCGGGGCGAGTGGGTCATGTACGCCGCGCACCGCATGGGCCGCACGTTCCTGCCCCCGCCGGAGTACAACCCCCTGGCCCCCACCCGCGACCCCGCGCACCCCACCGAACTGCCGCGCGGCGAGTACGACATCGCCGTGTTCGACAACCGCTTCCCCAGCCTGACCCTCACGGCCCCCGATCCGGAGCCCGGCCCCGCCGGGACGCGCGCCGGCGTGGGCAAGTGCGAGGTCGTGGTGTTCAGCCAGAGTGCCCAGGGCCGACTGTGCGACCTGACAGACGAGCAGATCAGCCTGCTGCTGGCCGTGTGGGCGGACCGCACCACGCGCCTCGCGGAGACCGGGCAGATCAACGCGGTGCTGCCCTTCGAGAACAGGGGCGTGGAGGTCGGCGTGACCCTGCACCACCCGCACGGACAGATCTACGCCTACGATCACGTGCCGCCGGTCGCCGCGCGGGCCGCCGCGCAGATGGACGCCTACGTCGCCGAGCACGGCCGCCCCTGGCTGGAGGACTTCATCCAGGAGGAACGCGCCGCTGAAGACCGCATCATCCGCGATGACGGCGCGGCCCTGAGCGTCGTGCCGCCGTTTGCGCGCTACACCTACGAGACGTGGGTGCTGCCCACCCGGCCCGTCAGCCTCCTGAGTGACCTGAGTGACGCCGAGCGGCACAGCATGGCGCGGGTGCTGCGGGACGCGCTGCGCCGCCTGGACGGCCTGTTCGGCGTGCGGATGCCGTACTTGCTGACCGTGCATCAGGCGCCGCTGGACACGCCCCGCCCGGCGTTCCCGCTGCATATCGAGATCTACCCGTACCTGCGCGCCCCGGGCCGCCTGAAGTTCCTGGCGGGCACCGAGCAGGGCGCCGGGGAATTCGCGAACGACAAGTTCCCGGAGGTCGCCGCCGCCGAGTTGCGCGCCGTGCCGGACACCGCAGGAGATGGACTGTGA
- a CDS encoding beta-galactosidase — protein sequence MTHPEPTTADFLMLGTCDYPEHVPSDRWAPYARQQAELGLRFVRVAEFAWSRLEPGPGEFDWAWLDDAIAAYAAEGLRVVMCTPTPTPPAWLIRAHPEILAFDDQGRVREFGSRRHYDFASPVFRKHSRRITRAVAERYGAHPAVVGWQTDNEFGCHGTSRSYGGASEAAFPGWLQARYGTLDALNEAWGNVFWSMEYTNWAQVKAPALTVTEPNPSHVLDYHRFASDLITSFQAEQVEILRELSPGRFVTHNFMIFESGFDHYDVARGLDFATWDNYPTGMLEFFAPPGVGENLKTHYARTGHPDLVAFNHDVYRSLMLGKDGLGRDGAGTPNGFWVMEQQCGQVNWAPYNPLPAGGAVALWTAQAWAHGADVVSYFRWRAATMAQEVMHSGLLRHDETPDRGFAEVAGLDLTQFPVGPVPARVALLHDYESLWIFDQQRHAAGLSYWAQTVTYYMALRSLGVDVQITHPDADLSGYAAVVAPAITLVPEERAARWEGAAQGGTPFVFGPRTAFRTPGGATWSDGQFGPLSSMTGARLLQYDSLRPGVTQGVTGAFGNVDASLWAESYRVTGAQTLATYAGGPLDGQSAVIRHGKATVIGAHSLDLIRAVLSEVLGGAGVPLLDLPEGVRVSRRAERTLVQNWHPHAVTWGGLELGPVSSVVLGGDWMPTEGKGAQGEGVDGE from the coding sequence ATGACCCACCCCGAACCCACCACCGCCGACTTCCTGATGCTGGGCACCTGCGATTACCCCGAGCATGTGCCCTCCGACCGCTGGGCGCCGTACGCGCGGCAGCAGGCGGAGCTGGGCCTTCGCTTCGTGCGGGTCGCGGAGTTCGCCTGGAGTCGCCTGGAACCCGGCCCCGGTGAATTCGACTGGGCGTGGCTGGACGACGCGATCGCCGCGTATGCGGCCGAGGGCCTGCGGGTGGTGATGTGCACGCCAACGCCCACGCCGCCCGCGTGGCTGATCCGCGCGCACCCGGAGATCCTGGCGTTCGACGATCAGGGCCGCGTGCGGGAGTTCGGGTCGCGCCGCCACTACGATTTCGCGTCCCCCGTGTTCCGCAAGCACTCGCGCCGCATCACGCGCGCGGTCGCCGAGCGGTACGGGGCGCACCCGGCGGTGGTGGGCTGGCAGACCGACAACGAGTTCGGCTGTCACGGCACCAGCCGCAGTTACGGCGGCGCGAGCGAGGCGGCGTTCCCCGGGTGGCTCCAGGCCCGTTACGGCACGCTGGACGCGCTGAACGAGGCGTGGGGCAACGTGTTCTGGAGCATGGAGTACACCAACTGGGCGCAGGTGAAGGCCCCGGCGCTGACTGTGACCGAACCGAACCCGTCGCACGTGCTGGACTACCACCGCTTCGCGTCGGACCTGATCACATCGTTCCAAGCCGAGCAGGTAGAGATCCTGCGGGAGCTGTCGCCGGGGCGGTTCGTGACGCACAACTTCATGATCTTCGAGTCGGGCTTCGACCACTACGACGTGGCGCGCGGCCTGGACTTCGCCACCTGGGACAACTACCCGACCGGCATGCTGGAATTCTTCGCGCCGCCCGGCGTGGGCGAGAACCTGAAAACCCACTACGCCCGCACCGGGCACCCGGACCTCGTGGCGTTCAACCACGACGTGTACCGCAGCCTGATGCTCGGAAAAGACGGGCTGGGCCGCGACGGGGCGGGCACCCCGAACGGCTTCTGGGTCATGGAGCAGCAGTGCGGGCAGGTGAACTGGGCGCCGTACAACCCGCTGCCCGCTGGCGGCGCGGTGGCGCTGTGGACGGCGCAGGCGTGGGCGCACGGCGCGGACGTCGTGAGTTACTTCCGCTGGCGGGCCGCGACGATGGCACAGGAGGTCATGCACTCCGGGCTGCTGCGGCACGACGAGACGCCCGACCGGGGCTTCGCGGAGGTCGCGGGCCTGGACCTCACGCAGTTCCCGGTGGGCCCGGTCCCGGCGCGCGTGGCGCTGCTGCACGACTACGAGAGCCTGTGGATTTTTGATCAGCAGCGGCACGCGGCGGGCCTGAGCTACTGGGCGCAGACGGTCACGTACTACATGGCGCTGCGCTCGCTGGGCGTGGACGTGCAGATCACCCACCCGGACGCCGACCTGAGCGGCTACGCGGCGGTGGTCGCCCCGGCGATCACGCTGGTGCCCGAGGAGCGGGCGGCGCGCTGGGAGGGGGCGGCGCAGGGCGGAACGCCGTTCGTGTTCGGGCCGCGCACGGCGTTCCGCACGCCGGGCGGCGCGACGTGGTCGGATGGGCAGTTCGGGCCACTGTCCAGCATGACCGGGGCGCGCCTCTTGCAGTACGACAGCCTGCGCCCCGGCGTGACGCAGGGCGTGACCGGCGCGTTCGGGAACGTGGACGCGAGCCTCTGGGCCGAGAGTTACCGCGTGACCGGCGCGCAGACGCTCGCCACGTACGCCGGTGGGCCGCTGGACGGGCAGAGCGCCGTGATCCGCCACGGGAAGGCGACCGTGATCGGCGCGCACAGCCTCGACCTGATCCGGGCGGTGCTGAGCGAGGTGCTGGGCGGCGCCGGCGTGCCGCTGCTTGATCTGCCGGAGGGGGTGCGCGTGTCACGCCGCGCGGAACGGACGCTGGTGCAGAACTGGCATCCGCACGCGGTGACGTGGGGCGGCCTGGAGCTGGGGCCGGTGAGTTCGGTGGTGCTGGGCGGCGACTGGATGCCCACGGAAGGGAAAGGAGCGCAGGGTGAAGGAGTCGACGGTGAGTAG
- a CDS encoding GNAT family N-acetyltransferase — translation MTQPSYSLTTSLDGLTPGQVQGFFVSWPNPPTPETFLRLLTGSYRVVLATHGGQVIGFVQAVSDGMLTAYIPLLEVLPEWQGRGVGRALMTRMRDELGHLYAVDLGCDDDLVPFYERLGMRRGNLMVTRTYARQNGSQPE, via the coding sequence GTGACTCAACCCAGCTATTCCCTCACGACGTCCCTGGACGGCCTCACACCCGGGCAGGTGCAGGGCTTCTTCGTGAGCTGGCCGAACCCGCCCACGCCCGAGACGTTCCTGCGCCTGCTGACCGGATCGTACCGGGTCGTCCTCGCCACCCATGGTGGTCAGGTCATCGGCTTCGTGCAGGCGGTCAGTGACGGCATGCTGACCGCGTACATCCCGCTGCTGGAAGTCCTGCCCGAGTGGCAGGGCCGGGGCGTGGGCCGCGCCCTGATGACCCGCATGCGGGACGAGCTGGGTCACCTGTACGCCGTGGACCTCGGCTGCGACGATGACCTCGTCCCGTTCTACGAGCGGCTGGGGATGAGGCGCGGCAACCTGATGGTCACCCGCACCTACGCGCGGCAGAACGGGTCACAGCCGGAGTGA
- the ispG gene encoding flavodoxin-dependent (E)-4-hydroxy-3-methylbut-2-enyl-diphosphate synthase: MKRRQTVSVNVGGVMVGSAHPVVVQSMTNTDTANAEATAIQIAQLARAGSEIVRVTVNTREAAAAIPDIIARLKEVGIEVPIVGDFHYNGHILLREFPETARLLAKYRINPGNVGAGQHHDANFATMIEVAKEFDKPVRIGVNWGSLDQQVLARLMDENTAAGSPKTGTDVMIDAMVVSALESAAYAEELGLAHDKILISVKVSSAPELWQVYRQLAPLCDYPLHLGLTEAGMGMKGIVASSAALAPLLIEGIGDTIRVSLTPEPGASRKLEVEVAQQILQSLGIRQFLPQVTSCPGCGRTTSTFFQELAQKIQDYIRDTMPDWKARYPGVEDMQVAVMGCIVNGPGESKHANIGISLPGTGEDPRAPVYQDGKLLTTLKGPRIAEDFQDLMEKYVQQRYGRTEAPA; the protein is encoded by the coding sequence ATGAAGCGTCGCCAGACCGTCAGCGTCAACGTCGGGGGGGTCATGGTGGGCAGCGCCCATCCGGTCGTCGTGCAGTCCATGACGAACACCGACACCGCCAACGCCGAAGCCACCGCCATCCAGATCGCGCAACTCGCCCGGGCGGGCAGTGAGATCGTGCGCGTCACCGTCAACACCCGTGAGGCCGCCGCCGCCATCCCCGACATCATCGCCCGCCTGAAAGAGGTCGGGATCGAGGTGCCCATCGTCGGGGACTTCCACTACAACGGCCATATCCTCCTGCGCGAATTCCCCGAAACCGCCCGCCTGCTCGCCAAGTACCGCATCAATCCCGGCAACGTCGGCGCCGGGCAGCACCACGACGCGAACTTCGCGACCATGATCGAGGTGGCCAAGGAGTTCGACAAGCCCGTGCGCATCGGCGTGAACTGGGGCAGCCTCGACCAGCAGGTCCTCGCCCGCCTGATGGACGAGAACACCGCCGCCGGTTCCCCCAAGACCGGCACGGACGTCATGATCGACGCGATGGTCGTCTCCGCCCTGGAAAGCGCCGCGTACGCCGAGGAACTCGGCCTCGCGCACGACAAGATCCTGATCAGCGTGAAGGTCAGCAGCGCCCCGGAACTCTGGCAGGTGTACCGCCAGCTCGCCCCGCTGTGCGACTACCCCCTGCACCTCGGCCTGACCGAGGCCGGCATGGGCATGAAAGGCATCGTCGCCAGCAGCGCCGCCCTCGCGCCCCTACTGATCGAGGGCATCGGGGACACCATCCGCGTGAGCCTCACCCCGGAACCCGGCGCGAGCCGCAAACTGGAAGTCGAGGTCGCCCAGCAGATCCTCCAGAGCCTCGGCATCCGCCAGTTCCTCCCCCAGGTCACCTCCTGCCCCGGCTGCGGCCGCACCACCAGCACCTTCTTCCAGGAACTCGCGCAGAAAATCCAGGACTACATCCGCGACACCATGCCCGACTGGAAAGCCAGATACCCCGGCGTGGAGGACATGCAGGTCGCCGTGATGGGCTGCATCGTGAACGGCCCCGGCGAGAGCAAACACGCCAACATCGGCATTTCACTGCCCGGCACCGGCGAGGACCCCCGCGCGCCCGTCTACCAGGACGGCAAACTCCTGACCACCCTGAAAGGCCCCCGCATCGCCGAGGACTTCCAGGACCTGATGGAGAAATACGTCCAGCAGCGCTACGGACGCACCGAGGCCCCCGCATGA
- a CDS encoding TetR/AcrR family transcriptional regulator has protein sequence MPYPTKLTREGIIQAAHTLLDQGGPDALAMRPLADALGVRPGSLYRHFDSRDALLGQLAEHAADDLRLELTAAAGTLDPRDALNAVAQAYLTFARTRPHTYDLLMTPRPEQPPGIKTSAGKHLWNALLAHVGALTGNPDDTGHAVAYWTFLHGAASLERSGLYGVSGPQDGLDIGLNAILDRMARAAQA, from the coding sequence ATGCCGTACCCTACCAAGCTCACGCGTGAGGGCATCATCCAGGCGGCCCACACCCTCCTGGACCAGGGCGGTCCCGACGCGCTCGCCATGCGGCCCCTCGCCGACGCCCTCGGGGTGCGCCCCGGCAGTCTGTACCGACACTTCGACAGCCGCGACGCCCTGCTGGGCCAGCTGGCGGAACACGCCGCCGACGATCTACGACTCGAACTGACCGCCGCTGCCGGAACACTCGACCCCCGTGACGCCCTGAATGCCGTCGCCCAGGCCTACCTGACCTTTGCCCGCACCCGCCCCCACACCTACGACCTCCTGATGACGCCACGCCCCGAACAGCCCCCAGGCATCAAGACCAGCGCCGGAAAACACCTCTGGAACGCCCTCCTGGCCCACGTGGGCGCGCTGACCGGCAACCCCGACGACACCGGGCACGCCGTCGCCTACTGGACGTTCCTGCACGGCGCGGCCAGTTTGGAACGCAGCGGCCTATACGGCGTCAGCGGCCCACAGGACGGCCTGGACATCGGCCTGAACGCGATCCTGGACCGCATGGCACGCGCCGCCCAGGCGTAA
- the galK gene encoding galactokinase, whose amino-acid sequence MTPTSYEQVFGAAPQATALAPGRVNLLGEHTDYQGGFVLPTAIPQQAAVSLGRNGTQEHVLYSANLDQTIRVPVGEVGPGFAPYLTGCFALSGVQEGLNAFVTSNVPSGGLSSSAALEVATLRALRDLLPLDLDDVALALRGVQVEHEFVGVMCGVMDQMASSLANTRTMLLIDTRSLERHAIPFPAGAEVLVLDSGVPRRLAESGYNERRAQVEEAARLLGVPQLRDVTDPAAVETLPPVLRERARHVVTENARVLAALEPGVDAARFGQLMNGSHASLRDDYAVSHERVDELVALLQAHPDVYGARMTGAGFGGAVVALVRQGHATAAAQAVLAEYSERGSQVVP is encoded by the coding sequence GTGACCCCCACGAGTTACGAACAGGTCTTCGGCGCCGCGCCACAGGCGACGGCCCTGGCCCCGGGCCGCGTGAACCTCCTGGGTGAACACACCGACTACCAGGGGGGCTTCGTGCTACCCACCGCCATCCCGCAGCAGGCGGCCGTCTCGCTGGGCCGCAACGGCACGCAGGAGCACGTCCTGTACTCCGCGAACCTGGATCAGACCATCCGTGTGCCAGTCGGTGAGGTCGGCCCCGGTTTCGCGCCGTACCTGACCGGCTGCTTCGCCCTGAGTGGCGTGCAGGAGGGCCTGAACGCCTTCGTGACCAGTAACGTGCCCAGCGGCGGCCTGAGCAGCAGCGCCGCGCTGGAAGTCGCCACGCTGCGCGCCCTACGGGACCTGCTGCCCCTGGACCTAGATGACGTGGCCCTGGCGCTGCGCGGCGTGCAGGTCGAGCACGAGTTCGTGGGCGTCATGTGCGGCGTGATGGACCAGATGGCGAGCTCCCTGGCGAACACGCGAACCATGCTCCTGATCGACACCCGCAGCCTGGAACGCCACGCCATTCCCTTCCCGGCCGGGGCGGAGGTACTGGTGCTCGACTCCGGCGTGCCGCGCCGCCTCGCCGAGAGCGGGTACAACGAGCGCCGCGCGCAGGTCGAGGAAGCCGCCCGCCTGCTCGGCGTGCCGCAGCTGCGCGACGTGACCGACCCTGCCGCCGTCGAGACGCTGCCGCCCGTCCTGCGGGAGCGCGCCCGGCACGTCGTCACCGAGAATGCCCGCGTGCTGGCCGCGCTGGAACCCGGCGTGGACGCCGCCCGCTTCGGGCAGCTCATGAACGGCAGCCATGCCAGCCTCCGGGATGACTACGCCGTCAGCCACGAACGCGTGGACGAACTCGTCGCGCTCCTCCAAGCGCACCCGGACGTGTACGGCGCCCGCATGACCGGCGCGGGCTTCGGCGGCGCCGTTGTTGCCCTGGTCCGCCAGGGACACGCCACCGCCGCCGCGCAGGCCGTTCTCGCGGAATACAGCGAGCGGGGCTCCCAGGTCGTCCCCTAG
- a CDS encoding DUF4259 domain-containing protein: MIAWGVGPFQNEAAAEYAAEIVQDGAYALAEAFDVALDPDNDYLEAEEGHRAVAAAETLAAVLTGDTSALTDAALRAWVQDADPAELTHLRGHAMEALERVLGPGSELPDLWEDSEDADAWREDLQRLRAALS; encoded by the coding sequence ATGATCGCCTGGGGCGTCGGCCCCTTCCAGAACGAAGCCGCTGCCGAGTACGCCGCCGAGATCGTGCAGGACGGCGCGTACGCCCTGGCGGAAGCCTTCGACGTCGCGCTAGACCCCGACAACGACTACCTGGAAGCCGAGGAAGGCCACCGCGCCGTCGCCGCCGCCGAGACCCTCGCCGCTGTCCTCACGGGCGACACCAGCGCCCTAACCGACGCCGCCCTGCGCGCCTGGGTGCAGGACGCCGACCCCGCCGAACTGACCCATTTGCGCGGGCATGCCATGGAAGCCCTGGAACGCGTCCTCGGGCCCGGCAGCGAACTCCCGGACCTGTGGGAGGACAGCGAGGACGCCGACGCGTGGCGCGAGGACCTCCAGCGCCTCCGCGCCGCCCTCAGCTGA
- a CDS encoding glycoside hydrolase family 36 protein translates to MSRWTVNEAPQDLRVLISGFQSWSEAELRPLTDVQPCPGQGWRVEQGHDPGFPPSGEAGVWRSHTVLALVRADGSGWVGSVGDATRTFAQWEARAGAADVTVTCTLEGPDVPVTWEESGDVIATLEARAAELGAAMGARTPAPLRVWCSWYSYYREVTLEAMLDNARLAREHGLDFDVFQLDDGFQTFLGDWEDPSAHFGGHARELPARLAELGFTAGLWLAPFLVQPQSRLFRDHPEWLLRGEDGAPLAFGNNWGGPYHALDTTHPGALDWIRELGRTVRGWGYTYLKIDFLYGATQPGVRHDPSVGRAEAYRMGLQAFRDGVGEDAFILACGAPLAQSIGLVDAMRTGPDVAPMWDEESRRVWLGDATGPSARNALHTALSRWYQHAWYQPDPDVAICRRELSLLSATERDAIAGMLDIIGGLRASSDPVSLLDEEGRALLRQCLTVSTPDRPVTLAAPFGDAVTHFTRGTFNLTDHATDGIPAHGYRPSTGKEQV, encoded by the coding sequence GTGAGTAGGTGGACGGTGAACGAGGCCCCGCAGGACCTGCGGGTGTTGATCAGTGGATTCCAGTCGTGGAGCGAGGCGGAACTGCGCCCGCTGACGGACGTGCAACCCTGCCCGGGGCAGGGCTGGCGGGTGGAGCAGGGGCACGATCCGGGCTTCCCGCCCAGCGGCGAGGCCGGGGTGTGGCGCAGCCATACCGTGCTGGCGCTGGTCCGCGCGGACGGCAGCGGCTGGGTGGGCAGTGTGGGGGACGCCACGCGCACCTTCGCGCAGTGGGAGGCCCGCGCCGGAGCCGCTGACGTGACCGTGACCTGCACCCTGGAAGGCCCCGACGTTCCCGTCACCTGGGAGGAGAGCGGGGACGTGATCGCCACGCTGGAGGCCCGCGCCGCCGAGTTGGGCGCGGCGATGGGCGCGCGGACGCCCGCGCCGCTGCGGGTGTGGTGCTCGTGGTACTCGTACTACCGCGAGGTGACACTAGAGGCCATGCTGGACAACGCCCGGCTGGCCCGCGAGCACGGCCTGGACTTCGACGTGTTCCAGCTTGACGACGGCTTCCAGACGTTCCTGGGCGACTGGGAGGACCCCAGCGCCCACTTCGGCGGGCACGCCCGCGAGCTGCCCGCCCGCCTCGCGGAGCTGGGCTTCACGGCGGGCCTGTGGCTGGCGCCGTTCCTGGTGCAGCCCCAGAGCCGCCTGTTTCGCGACCACCCCGAGTGGCTGCTGCGTGGCGAGGACGGCGCGCCGCTGGCGTTCGGGAACAACTGGGGCGGCCCGTACCACGCGCTGGACACCACCCACCCCGGCGCGCTGGACTGGATCCGCGAGCTGGGGCGCACGGTGCGCGGCTGGGGGTACACGTACCTGAAGATCGACTTTTTGTACGGCGCGACGCAGCCCGGCGTGCGCCACGATCCCAGTGTCGGGCGGGCTGAGGCGTACCGCATGGGCCTGCAGGCGTTCCGGGACGGCGTGGGCGAGGACGCCTTCATCCTGGCGTGCGGGGCGCCGCTGGCGCAGAGCATCGGGCTGGTGGACGCCATGCGCACCGGACCCGACGTGGCCCCGATGTGGGATGAGGAGTCCCGCCGCGTGTGGCTGGGCGACGCGACCGGCCCCAGCGCCCGCAACGCGCTGCACACGGCACTGAGCCGCTGGTATCAGCACGCGTGGTACCAGCCGGACCCGGACGTGGCGATCTGCCGCCGCGAACTGAGCCTCCTCAGCGCCACCGAGCGGGACGCCATTGCCGGGATGCTGGACATCATCGGGGGCCTGCGGGCCAGCAGTGACCCGGTCAGCCTGCTGGACGAGGAAGGCCGCGCACTGCTCCGGCAGTGCCTGACGGTCAGCACCCCGGACCGCCCAGTGACGCTCGCGGCGCCCTTCGGGGACGCAGTGACGCACTTCACGCGCGGCACGTTCAACCTCACCGACCACGCTACGGACGGCATTCCCGCGCACGGGTACCGGCCCAGCACCGGAAAGGAGCAGGTATGA